Proteins encoded in a region of the Streptomyces sp. NBC_00258 genome:
- a CDS encoding serine hydrolase: MTDRAGGGPTRRQLGRGLTALGGALILAPLHAASAAPDAAESNGDAHGRPTLRHGSAERAGLLPAHLRQLVTDAEAFLGPSPKYPWYAGAVLLAGRGGTVALHHPIGKAVRYSAYDEKTDTAVEFPAGQQIAMAQDTVFDLASVSKLFTSILAVQQIERGALELEGKVASYLPDFGGAGKQDITIRQLLTHTSGFRAWIPLYSAPTYEEKLQLIWKEAPLNPPGTKYLYSDLNLISLQLVLEKITGRALDALLRSEITAPLGMRRTRFNPPASWKPKTAATEDARKPWSGLDRGLVWGEVHDENAYSLGGVAGHAGVFSTAWDLAVLGRALLNGGVYGRARILEPESVELMFTDFNTAFPGDEHGLGFELYQHWYMGAMATPRTAGHTGFTGTSLVLDPTTDSFLIVLGNSVHPVRGWRSGSAPRVAAANNLARAVPVRPPRGRTAWFSGMATATSATLTLPALDLGAGGRLRCALWWDTEPQADVLFLESSTDGGTTWQPVPFTTVRHGESAQSHPAGSVTGWSGRAWHRLSADLPEARQLVVRWRYTTDRLYVGRGAYVDAQRVADSDQVVFDEARPADAARIEALGWTAAKD; this comes from the coding sequence ATGACGGACAGAGCGGGCGGCGGGCCGACCCGGCGTCAACTGGGCCGGGGTTTGACGGCGTTGGGCGGCGCGCTGATCCTCGCGCCCCTCCACGCCGCGTCGGCGGCACCCGACGCCGCCGAGAGCAACGGCGACGCTCACGGCCGCCCGACCCTGCGGCACGGCTCCGCCGAACGCGCCGGACTGCTCCCCGCCCATCTGCGTCAACTCGTCACCGACGCCGAGGCGTTCCTCGGCCCCTCCCCCAAGTACCCCTGGTACGCGGGCGCCGTGCTGCTCGCCGGGCGCGGCGGCACGGTCGCGCTGCACCATCCGATCGGCAAGGCGGTGCGCTACTCGGCGTACGACGAGAAGACCGACACCGCCGTCGAGTTCCCCGCCGGCCAGCAGATCGCGATGGCGCAGGACACGGTCTTCGACCTCGCCTCGGTGTCGAAGCTGTTCACGTCGATCCTCGCCGTGCAGCAGATCGAGCGCGGCGCGCTGGAGCTGGAGGGGAAGGTCGCCTCGTACCTCCCGGACTTCGGCGGCGCGGGCAAGCAGGACATCACGATCCGTCAACTGCTCACCCACACCTCGGGGTTCCGCGCCTGGATCCCGCTCTACAGCGCACCGACGTACGAGGAGAAGCTCCAGCTCATCTGGAAAGAAGCGCCCCTCAACCCGCCGGGCACCAAGTACCTCTACTCGGACCTCAATCTGATCTCGCTCCAGCTCGTCCTGGAGAAGATCACCGGTCGCGCCCTGGACGCGCTGCTGCGAAGCGAGATCACCGCTCCGCTCGGGATGCGCCGCACCCGCTTCAACCCGCCCGCCTCCTGGAAGCCGAAGACCGCCGCCACCGAGGACGCCCGCAAACCGTGGTCGGGGCTCGACCGCGGCCTCGTCTGGGGCGAGGTACACGACGAGAACGCGTACAGCCTCGGCGGTGTGGCGGGCCACGCCGGGGTCTTCTCCACCGCGTGGGACCTGGCGGTCCTCGGCCGGGCGCTGCTCAACGGCGGTGTGTACGGCAGGGCGCGCATCCTGGAGCCCGAGTCCGTGGAGTTGATGTTCACCGACTTCAACACCGCGTTCCCGGGTGACGAGCACGGCCTCGGCTTCGAGCTCTACCAGCACTGGTACATGGGCGCGATGGCCACACCGCGCACCGCGGGCCACACGGGCTTCACCGGCACTTCGCTCGTCCTCGACCCGACGACCGACTCGTTCCTCATCGTGCTCGGCAACTCCGTTCACCCCGTGCGTGGTTGGCGGTCGGGTTCAGCTCCCCGGGTGGCCGCCGCCAACAATCTGGCCCGCGCCGTACCGGTGCGGCCCCCGCGAGGACGTACGGCCTGGTTCTCCGGCATGGCGACCGCCACGTCCGCCACGCTGACGCTGCCCGCACTGGATCTCGGCGCGGGGGGCCGCCTGCGGTGCGCCCTGTGGTGGGACACCGAGCCCCAGGCGGACGTCCTCTTCCTGGAGTCCTCGACGGACGGCGGCACGACGTGGCAGCCGGTGCCGTTCACCACCGTCCGGCACGGCGAGTCCGCGCAGTCCCATCCCGCCGGTTCCGTCACCGGCTGGTCGGGCCGGGCCTGGCACCGGCTCTCCGCGGATCTCCCCGAGGCCCGGCAACTCGTCGTGCGCTGGCGCTACACGACGGACCGGCTCTACGTCGGCCGAGGCGCGTACGTGGACGCGCAACGGGTCGCGGACAGCGACCAGGTCGTGTTCGACGAGGCCAGGCCCGCGGACGCGGCACGGATCGAAGCGCTGGGCTGGACGGCGGCCAAGGACTGA
- a CDS encoding phytoene desaturase family protein, translating to MAAFEGHREQDVVIVGGGHNGLVAAAYLARAGKSVLVLERLGVTGGAAVSTRPFAGVDARLSRYSYLVSLLPRKIVRDLGLDFRVRGRTVSSYTPTERDGRPTGLLVGGGERRTREAFAKLTGSAREYQAWQRFYGMTGRVAKKVFPTLTEPLPTRDELRGRIDDDEAWRILFEEPLGVTVEDSFSDDLVRGVVLTDALIGTFADAHDPSLRQNRCFLYHVIGGGTGAWDVPVGGMGALTDAIAGAARAAGAVVATGHEAVRVETDGRAAEVTYRTADGERTVSARHVLVNASPQELARLTGDEPSAPAEGAQLKVNMLLKRLPRLRDSSVDPREAFSGTFHIAEGYEQLATAHAQAASGVLPEAPPSEIYCHSLTDPTILGPDLVQQGCHTLTLFGLHAPARLFAHDNDGVREELLKSTLAQLDAHLVEPLADCLATDADGRPCIEAKTPLDLERDLRLPGGNIFHRDLAFPYAQEGTGRWGVETAHANVLLCGAGAVRGGGVSGVPGHNAAMAVLEESP from the coding sequence ATGGCTGCATTCGAGGGACACCGGGAGCAGGACGTCGTCATTGTCGGCGGGGGCCACAACGGTCTGGTTGCCGCTGCCTATCTGGCCCGGGCCGGGAAGTCCGTGCTGGTTCTGGAGCGGCTGGGGGTCACCGGCGGGGCGGCCGTGTCCACCAGGCCGTTCGCCGGTGTCGACGCCCGGCTGTCGCGGTACTCGTACCTGGTCAGCCTGCTGCCCCGGAAGATCGTGCGGGACCTCGGCCTGGACTTCCGGGTCCGCGGTCGTACCGTGTCCTCGTACACCCCCACCGAGCGTGACGGACGGCCGACCGGACTGCTCGTCGGGGGCGGCGAACGGCGCACCCGGGAAGCCTTCGCCAAGCTGACCGGGTCCGCCCGTGAGTACCAGGCCTGGCAGCGCTTCTACGGGATGACCGGCCGCGTCGCCAAGAAGGTGTTCCCCACCCTCACCGAACCGCTGCCCACACGCGACGAACTGCGCGGCCGCATCGACGACGACGAGGCCTGGCGCATCCTCTTCGAGGAGCCGCTAGGGGTGACCGTCGAGGACAGCTTCAGCGACGATCTCGTCCGTGGCGTCGTTCTCACCGACGCGCTCATCGGGACCTTCGCCGACGCCCACGACCCGTCCCTGCGGCAGAACCGCTGCTTCCTCTACCACGTGATCGGCGGCGGGACGGGAGCCTGGGACGTGCCGGTCGGCGGCATGGGGGCGCTCACCGACGCCATCGCCGGAGCAGCGCGCGCCGCGGGCGCGGTCGTCGCCACGGGCCACGAGGCGGTCCGGGTGGAGACCGACGGACGGGCCGCCGAGGTCACCTACCGGACCGCGGACGGCGAGCGGACGGTCTCGGCACGGCACGTCCTCGTCAACGCCTCCCCGCAGGAGCTCGCCCGGCTCACCGGCGACGAGCCGTCCGCCCCGGCCGAGGGCGCCCAGCTCAAGGTGAACATGCTGCTGAAGCGACTGCCCCGGCTGCGCGACTCGTCCGTCGATCCGCGCGAGGCCTTCTCCGGGACCTTCCACATCGCCGAGGGATACGAGCAGTTGGCGACCGCACACGCGCAGGCCGCCTCCGGTGTGCTGCCCGAGGCGCCGCCCTCCGAGATCTACTGCCACTCGCTCACCGATCCGACGATCCTCGGCCCGGACCTGGTGCAGCAGGGCTGTCACACGCTCACGCTCTTCGGCCTGCACGCACCCGCCCGGCTCTTCGCCCACGACAACGACGGCGTACGCGAGGAACTGCTCAAGTCGACGCTCGCGCAACTGGACGCGCACCTCGTCGAACCGCTCGCCGACTGCCTGGCGACCGACGCGGACGGACGCCCCTGCATCGAGGCCAAGACACCGCTCGACCTGGAGCGCGACCTGCGGCTGCCCGGCGGCAACATCTTCCACCGCGACCTCGCCTTCCCCTACGCGCAGGAGGGCACGGGCCGCTGGGGCGTGGAGACCGCACACGCGAACGTCCTGCTGTGCGGCGCTGGCGCGGTGCGCGGCGGCGGGGTGAGCGGAGTGCCGGGACACAACGCGGCGATGGCGGTGCTGGAGGAGTCTCCGTGA
- a CDS encoding serine/threonine-protein kinase, producing the protein MGDTRLIQGRYRLLDLIGRGGMGEVWRARDESLGRQVAVKCLKPLGQHHDNSFTRVLRERFRREARVAAALQHRGVTVVHDFGESDGVLYLVMELLDGRNLSQLLEDNKHHPLPVADIVEIGEQAAAALAYTHQQGIVHRDLKPANIMRLGDGTVKICDFGIARLGHDIGFTSRLTGTGIAMGTPHYMSPEQIGGDHVDHRSDLYSFGCVLYEIATGAPPFDLDDAWAVLVGHRDTTPEPPRRHRAELPEFLDRIILDLLAKEPEQRPHDARELGRRIGAGRTASAYVPTVVSPPVRTATPERPAAREERLPSWTRGMTTGHKATGAGLRTTPPDAAAGLTGDWIARTDTRGTQEPGPAERPTPSPELVTTLTGRHNAGLSLGRLGRWAEAGEVHRAVAAEREHALGPDHPDTLASRYEVGFTLSRTGRPADALREYGHVAQTREHVFGPDHPDTLAARQEMAYVLGQLGRHFEAHQVYTAVLAARERAMGPEHPDTLRCRHNLAFNLSRLGRLEDSYRMASEVAAARARVLGANHPDTLVTRYEVAYALGQLGRWPEALQTYQEVAEARAQALGPDHPDTLAARYEVGISLGRLGRSAQALELYRGLIDDRTRVHGPAHPETLRARHGLGVNLGRLGRWEEALAESRDVCAIRERVLGPDHPDTLVSRREVAVGLGWLGRWSDALTEYRQVAAARERVLGGDHPDALASRNDEAHCLEQLGRGAEAVELYRRVAALRQR; encoded by the coding sequence ATGGGGGACACCAGGCTGATCCAGGGCCGGTACCGGTTGCTCGACCTGATCGGTCGAGGGGGGATGGGAGAGGTGTGGCGTGCCCGGGACGAGTCCCTGGGCAGACAGGTCGCCGTCAAGTGCCTCAAACCGTTGGGCCAGCACCACGACAACTCGTTCACGCGTGTGCTGCGGGAGCGGTTTCGCCGAGAGGCGCGGGTGGCCGCGGCCCTCCAGCACCGTGGGGTGACCGTCGTCCACGACTTCGGTGAGTCGGACGGCGTGCTCTATCTGGTGATGGAGCTGCTGGACGGGCGCAATCTCAGTCAGCTCCTCGAGGACAACAAACACCATCCGCTGCCCGTCGCCGACATAGTGGAGATCGGCGAACAGGCGGCCGCCGCCCTCGCGTACACCCACCAACAGGGCATCGTGCACCGGGATCTGAAGCCCGCGAACATCATGCGGCTCGGCGACGGCACGGTGAAGATCTGCGACTTCGGCATCGCCCGCCTCGGGCACGACATCGGCTTCACCTCCAGACTCACCGGTACCGGCATCGCCATGGGCACCCCGCACTACATGTCGCCGGAGCAGATCGGCGGCGACCACGTCGACCACCGCAGCGACCTCTACTCCTTCGGCTGCGTTCTGTACGAGATCGCCACCGGGGCGCCGCCGTTCGACCTCGACGACGCGTGGGCGGTCCTCGTCGGCCACCGGGACACGACCCCCGAGCCGCCGCGCCGCCATCGCGCCGAGCTCCCCGAGTTCCTGGACCGGATCATCCTGGACCTGCTGGCCAAGGAGCCCGAGCAGCGGCCGCACGACGCCCGTGAGCTGGGCCGCCGCATCGGCGCGGGCCGCACCGCGTCGGCGTACGTACCGACCGTGGTGTCGCCCCCGGTGCGGACCGCTACGCCGGAGCGGCCTGCCGCCCGCGAGGAGCGGCTGCCCTCCTGGACCCGCGGTATGACCACCGGCCACAAGGCGACCGGCGCGGGCCTGCGCACCACACCGCCCGATGCCGCCGCGGGCCTCACCGGTGACTGGATCGCCCGCACCGACACACGCGGCACCCAGGAGCCGGGTCCCGCCGAACGGCCCACCCCGTCACCGGAGTTGGTCACCACCCTCACCGGCCGGCACAACGCGGGACTGAGCCTGGGGCGGCTGGGCCGCTGGGCCGAGGCGGGCGAGGTGCACCGCGCGGTCGCCGCCGAACGCGAACACGCGCTCGGCCCCGACCACCCCGACACGCTGGCCAGCCGCTACGAGGTCGGCTTCACCCTCAGCCGCACCGGCCGCCCCGCCGACGCGCTGCGCGAATACGGGCACGTGGCCCAGACCAGGGAGCACGTGTTCGGCCCCGACCACCCGGACACCCTCGCCGCCCGCCAGGAAATGGCCTATGTGCTGGGCCAGTTGGGCCGCCACTTCGAAGCACACCAGGTCTACACGGCAGTGCTGGCGGCCCGGGAACGCGCCATGGGGCCCGAACACCCCGACACCCTGCGCTGCCGTCACAACCTCGCCTTCAACCTCAGCAGACTCGGGCGTCTGGAGGACTCGTACCGGATGGCGAGCGAGGTGGCGGCGGCCCGCGCCCGGGTGCTCGGCGCGAACCATCCCGACACACTCGTCACACGGTACGAAGTGGCGTACGCGCTCGGGCAGTTGGGCCGTTGGCCGGAAGCACTGCAGACGTACCAGGAGGTCGCCGAGGCGCGGGCGCAGGCGCTCGGCCCCGACCATCCCGACACGCTCGCCGCGCGCTACGAGGTCGGCATCAGCCTCGGCCGGCTCGGGCGCAGCGCCCAGGCGCTGGAGCTGTACCGCGGCCTGATCGACGACCGCACCCGCGTCCACGGGCCCGCCCATCCCGAGACCCTGCGCGCCCGGCACGGGCTCGGTGTCAACCTCGGTCGGCTCGGCCGCTGGGAGGAGGCGCTGGCGGAGTCCCGTGACGTGTGCGCGATCCGCGAGCGCGTGCTCGGTCCCGACCACCCGGACACCCTGGTCAGCCGTCGCGAGGTCGCCGTCGGGCTCGGCTGGCTCGGTCGATGGTCTGACGCGCTCACGGAGTACCGCCAGGTGGCCGCCGCGCGCGAGCGGGTGCTGGGCGGCGACCATCCCGACGCGCTGGCCAGCCGCAACGACGAAGCGCACTGTCTGGAGCAGCTGGGGCGTGGTGCGGAGGCGGTGGAGTTGTATCGGAGGGTGGCGGCTTTGCGTCAGCGGTGA
- a CDS encoding NAD(P)H-dependent flavin oxidoreductase, protein MQTELSKKLGVEHALFGFTPFPAVAAAISRAGGFGVLGAVRYTAPDDLKRDLDWIEAHVDGMPYGLDVVMPAKKVEGVTEADVEAMIPEGHRQYVKDTLAKYGVPELAEGEASGWRITGWMEQVARNQLDVAFDYPIKLLANALGSPPADVIERAHDQNVLVAALAGSARHARKHAEAGIDIVVAQGYEAGGHTGDIASMVLTPEVVEAVAPLPVLAAGGIGSGQQMAAALTLGAQGVWLGSIWLTVTEADMHSRALTRKLLAAGSGDTVRSRALTGKPARQLRTEWTDAWDDPNGPGTLPMPLQGLLVADAVSRIQRHEVEPLLGTPVGQIVGRMNSERSVQEVVDDLTRDFEKAVDRLNRIAGRSHE, encoded by the coding sequence ATGCAGACGGAGCTGAGCAAGAAACTGGGAGTCGAGCACGCCCTCTTCGGCTTCACGCCGTTCCCCGCCGTCGCCGCTGCCATCAGCCGGGCCGGCGGGTTCGGCGTGCTCGGTGCGGTCCGCTACACCGCCCCCGACGACCTCAAACGCGACCTCGACTGGATCGAGGCGCACGTCGACGGTATGCCGTACGGACTGGACGTCGTCATGCCGGCCAAGAAGGTCGAGGGCGTGACCGAGGCGGACGTGGAGGCGATGATCCCCGAGGGGCACCGCCAGTACGTCAAGGACACCCTGGCCAAGTACGGCGTGCCCGAACTGGCCGAGGGCGAGGCGTCCGGCTGGCGCATCACCGGCTGGATGGAACAGGTCGCCCGCAACCAACTTGACGTCGCCTTCGACTATCCGATCAAGCTGCTGGCCAACGCGCTCGGGTCACCGCCCGCCGATGTCATCGAGCGCGCCCACGACCAGAACGTGCTCGTCGCCGCGCTCGCGGGCAGCGCCCGGCACGCGCGCAAGCACGCGGAGGCGGGCATCGACATCGTCGTCGCGCAGGGCTACGAGGCCGGCGGCCACACCGGTGACATCGCCTCGATGGTCCTGACGCCCGAAGTCGTCGAGGCCGTCGCCCCGTTGCCCGTGCTCGCGGCGGGCGGCATCGGCAGCGGACAGCAGATGGCCGCCGCGCTCACTCTCGGCGCCCAGGGTGTGTGGCTCGGCTCCATATGGCTGACCGTCACGGAGGCCGACATGCACTCACGCGCGCTGACCCGGAAGCTGCTCGCCGCCGGGTCGGGCGACACGGTCCGCTCACGCGCGCTGACCGGGAAACCCGCACGCCAGCTGCGTACCGAATGGACCGACGCCTGGGACGACCCCAACGGACCCGGCACGCTCCCCATGCCCCTGCAGGGGCTGCTGGTCGCCGACGCGGTCTCGCGGATCCAGCGGCACGAGGTCGAACCGCTGCTCGGGACACCCGTGGGACAGATCGTCGGGCGGATGAACAGCGAACGCAGCGTCCAGGAAGTCGTCGACGACCTCACCCGCGACTTCGAGAAGGCCGTCGACCGACTCAACCGCATCGCCGGAAGGAGCCACGAGTGA
- a CDS encoding acyl-CoA synthetase yields the protein MSQPPNGFWAQATADPERTVLIATDGEEWTAGRLHAETNRLVHGLRAAGLERGDAFAVVLPNGVEFLTAYLAASQAGFYLVPVNHHLVGPEIAWIVSDSGAKVLIAHERFADAARHAADEAKLPEDRRYAVGAVEGFRAYAELLDGQPESVPEDRTLGWVMNYTSGTTGRPRGIRRPLPGKLPEETYLGGFLGIFGIKPFDDNVHLVCSPLYHTAVLQFAGASLHIGHRLVLMDKWTPEEMLRLIDAHRCTHTHMVPTQFHRLLALPDRTRAAYDVSSMRHAIHGAAPCPDHVKRAMIDWWGHSVEEYYAASEGGGAFATAEDWLKKPGTVGKAWPISELAVFDDDGNRLPPGELGTVYMKMSTGGFSYHKDESKTKKNRIGDFFTVGDLGYLDEDGYLFLRDRKIDMIISGGVNIYPAEIEAALLTHPAIADAAAFGIPHDDWGEAVKAVVEPAPGFEAGEALAAAILEHCEQQLAGYKRPRSVDFIETMPRDPNGKLYKRRLRDPYWEGRTRPV from the coding sequence GTGAGCCAGCCCCCCAACGGCTTCTGGGCCCAGGCCACCGCCGACCCCGAGCGCACCGTGCTCATCGCGACCGACGGCGAGGAGTGGACCGCCGGACGCCTGCACGCCGAGACCAACCGGCTGGTGCACGGACTGCGCGCCGCCGGGCTCGAACGCGGCGACGCCTTCGCCGTCGTGCTGCCCAACGGCGTCGAGTTCCTCACCGCGTACCTGGCCGCCTCACAGGCCGGCTTCTATCTCGTGCCCGTCAACCACCACCTCGTCGGCCCCGAGATCGCCTGGATCGTCTCCGACTCCGGCGCCAAGGTGCTGATCGCCCACGAGCGGTTCGCCGACGCCGCACGCCACGCGGCCGACGAGGCGAAGCTCCCCGAGGACCGGCGGTACGCGGTCGGCGCGGTCGAGGGCTTCCGGGCGTACGCCGAACTCCTCGACGGGCAGCCCGAGTCGGTCCCTGAGGACCGCACGCTCGGCTGGGTCATGAACTACACATCGGGGACCACGGGCCGCCCGCGCGGCATCCGGCGCCCCCTGCCCGGCAAGCTCCCCGAGGAGACATACCTCGGCGGCTTCCTCGGCATCTTCGGCATCAAGCCGTTCGACGACAACGTGCATCTGGTGTGCTCGCCGCTGTACCACACGGCGGTCCTCCAGTTCGCGGGCGCGTCCCTGCACATCGGGCATCGGCTGGTGCTGATGGACAAGTGGACGCCCGAGGAGATGCTGCGGCTCATCGACGCCCACCGGTGCACGCATACTCATATGGTCCCAACCCAGTTCCACCGCCTGCTGGCGTTGCCGGACCGCACAAGGGCGGCCTACGACGTGTCGTCCATGCGGCACGCCATCCATGGCGCCGCCCCGTGCCCGGACCACGTGAAACGGGCGATGATCGACTGGTGGGGCCACAGTGTCGAGGAGTACTACGCGGCCAGTGAGGGCGGCGGTGCCTTCGCGACCGCCGAGGACTGGCTGAAGAAGCCCGGCACGGTCGGCAAGGCCTGGCCCATCAGCGAACTGGCCGTCTTCGACGACGACGGAAACAGGCTGCCGCCCGGTGAACTGGGCACCGTCTACATGAAGATGAGCACGGGCGGATTCTCGTACCACAAGGACGAGAGCAAGACGAAGAAGAACCGCATCGGGGACTTCTTCACCGTCGGTGACCTGGGGTATCTCGACGAGGACGGTTATCTCTTCCTCCGCGACCGCAAGATCGACATGATCATCTCGGGCGGGGTCAACATCTACCCCGCCGAGATCGAGGCCGCCCTGCTCACCCACCCCGCCATCGCCGACGCCGCCGCCTTCGGGATTCCGCACGACGACTGGGGCGAGGCGGTCAAGGCCGTCGTCGAGCCGGCCCCCGGCTTCGAGGCGGGCGAGGCCCTGGCCGCGGCGATCCTGGAGCACTGCGAGCAGCAACTGGCCGGATACAAGCGGCCCAGGAGCGTCGACTTCATCGAGACGATGCCGCGCGATCCCAACGGGAAGCTGTACAAGCGGCGACTGCGGGATCCGTACTGGGAGGGGCGGACCCGTCCCGTGTGA
- a CDS encoding acyltransferase family protein, whose protein sequence is MAWLDALRGIAALVVVFEHASYSFMADFRQELMPQFNTGRYGILVFFLVSGYIIPASLERRGCVRTFWIGRVFRMYPLWATAVAAVLAINLLGLADMRDFGHQSTATATVAHAGLLQELLGTPSVLLVLWTLSYEMAFYLLVVALFSVHMHQRSAAVAVTLAVLAAVSVAAGVTLPDSALSDLVGTGPLIGLATGALAVAICCASAGSPALRVFGGVLGGVLALVLVPFNGTVPLWEGLIILAVMFLGTAVHRAEHGRSSWWWAACTAAVVIACAVSSAYWNSDEAPFTRQGWIVAFLLAVLTFGVALALRHRRIPRWLVWLGMISYSVYLLHPVLLAVSDGTIGRWPRDNPVLVVAFFAVLLPLCALTYRYIEAPGQAWGRKLARRVEPSRRAPVPHVHPKKPQVRPTSPPDAHHSARRTARPIAPDRAEVQGDVSVGS, encoded by the coding sequence CTGGCCTGGCTGGACGCGTTGCGTGGCATCGCGGCACTCGTCGTGGTGTTCGAGCACGCGTCGTACTCCTTCATGGCGGACTTCCGGCAGGAACTGATGCCGCAGTTCAACACCGGCCGGTACGGAATCCTGGTGTTCTTCCTGGTCAGCGGCTACATCATCCCCGCCTCGCTGGAGCGCCGGGGCTGTGTCCGGACGTTCTGGATCGGGCGGGTGTTCCGCATGTACCCGCTCTGGGCGACTGCCGTCGCCGCCGTCCTCGCGATCAACCTCCTGGGCCTCGCGGACATGCGCGACTTCGGCCACCAGAGCACGGCCACGGCGACCGTCGCCCATGCCGGTCTGCTTCAAGAGCTGCTGGGGACGCCAAGTGTTCTGCTCGTCCTGTGGACGCTCTCGTACGAGATGGCGTTCTATCTGCTGGTCGTCGCGCTCTTCTCTGTGCATATGCACCAGCGGTCGGCGGCGGTCGCCGTCACCCTGGCCGTGCTCGCCGCCGTGAGCGTGGCGGCAGGGGTCACGCTGCCGGATTCCGCTCTGTCCGACCTGGTCGGCACCGGCCCGCTGATCGGGCTCGCCACTGGCGCCCTGGCGGTCGCGATCTGCTGTGCGAGCGCCGGATCACCCGCGCTTCGCGTGTTCGGCGGTGTGCTGGGTGGAGTGCTGGCGCTCGTCCTGGTCCCGTTCAACGGCACGGTTCCCTTGTGGGAAGGCCTGATCATCCTCGCCGTGATGTTCCTGGGCACCGCCGTCCACCGGGCCGAGCACGGTCGGAGCAGCTGGTGGTGGGCGGCCTGCACGGCCGCGGTGGTGATCGCCTGCGCCGTGTCCAGCGCGTACTGGAACAGCGACGAGGCCCCCTTCACCCGGCAGGGCTGGATCGTGGCGTTCCTGCTCGCCGTGCTCACCTTCGGTGTCGCGCTGGCGTTGCGCCACCGGCGGATACCGCGCTGGCTGGTATGGCTGGGAATGATCAGTTACTCGGTGTATCTGCTGCATCCGGTGCTGCTGGCGGTGAGTGACGGCACGATCGGCCGGTGGCCGCGGGACAATCCCGTACTCGTGGTGGCGTTCTTCGCCGTGCTGCTGCCGCTGTGCGCGCTGACCTACCGGTACATCGAGGCTCCGGGCCAGGCGTGGGGCCGGAAGCTGGCACGCCGCGTCGAGCCGTCGCGCCGGGCGCCTGTGCCGCACGTGCACCCCAAGAAGCCTCAGGTACGTCCCACGAGTCCGCCCGATGCACATCACAGCGCACGTCGCACTGCACGTCCCATCGCCCCGGACCGAGCGGAGGTCCAGGGCGATGTGTCCGTCGGATCCTGA